The proteins below are encoded in one region of Nitrospira sp.:
- a CDS encoding rhodanese-like domain-containing protein, with amino-acid sequence MGFSISVKELKTELDSGKKPVLLDVREPWEFAIAKIDGSVLIPLATLPQSLGNLDRSAEIVAICHHGMRSADATTFLLQQGFANVRNLVGGIDAWSVQVDSGVARY; translated from the coding sequence ATGGGATTCAGCATTTCTGTCAAGGAATTAAAAACCGAACTCGATAGCGGGAAGAAACCCGTGCTCTTGGATGTTCGTGAGCCATGGGAGTTTGCCATCGCAAAGATCGATGGTTCCGTTCTGATTCCCTTGGCCACATTGCCACAGTCGCTGGGAAACCTTGATCGCTCCGCGGAGATTGTCGCGATCTGCCATCATGGGATGCGCAGCGCAGACGCAACCACTTTCCTGCTGCAGCAGGGATTTGCGAATGTAAGAAATCTGGTCGGTGGGATCGACGCGTGGAGCGTCCAGGTCGATTCGGGGGTCGCCCGGTATTGA
- a CDS encoding UDP-glucose 4-epimerase: protein MKVLVTGGAGFIGSHLVDRLVQEGHEVVVVDNLSTGKRRNVNRSATFYKCDIQHARMARIFRNERPSVVMHLAAQMNVRRSVEEPMFDASVNILGTLNVVEQAVQHGARKVVFASSGGAIYGEQDIYPAPESHPTRPLSPYGISKLGGEHYLAYYQRVCGIQTVALRFANVYGPRQDPDGEAGVIAIFIQKMLSGEQPVVNGNGRQTRDFVFVDDVVEANLSVMGQGIDGIFNVGTSVETPINEVFGYLKEFTKSECKEVHGPAKKGEQLRSSVDATKLRQQLGWESRVSLADGLRRTVEYFRERMK from the coding sequence ATGAAAGTCCTGGTGACCGGCGGGGCAGGCTTTATCGGGTCGCATCTAGTGGATCGATTGGTGCAGGAAGGACACGAAGTCGTGGTTGTCGATAATCTGTCGACAGGGAAGCGGCGAAACGTGAATCGGTCGGCCACGTTTTATAAGTGCGATATCCAACATGCCAGAATGGCGCGCATCTTTCGAAACGAGCGTCCGTCCGTCGTGATGCATCTGGCGGCCCAAATGAACGTTCGGCGATCGGTGGAGGAGCCGATGTTCGATGCGAGCGTCAACATTCTGGGTACGCTCAATGTGGTCGAACAAGCGGTTCAGCACGGAGCCCGCAAGGTGGTGTTCGCGTCGTCTGGCGGCGCGATCTACGGTGAGCAAGACATCTATCCGGCGCCGGAGTCGCACCCGACACGCCCCTTGTCTCCTTACGGGATTAGCAAGTTGGGCGGAGAACATTACTTGGCCTATTATCAGCGTGTCTGCGGCATCCAGACGGTCGCGTTACGTTTTGCCAACGTGTACGGGCCACGCCAGGATCCTGACGGAGAGGCGGGTGTAATCGCGATCTTTATTCAGAAAATGCTAAGCGGCGAACAGCCAGTCGTGAATGGGAATGGACGGCAGACAAGGGATTTCGTGTTCGTCGACGACGTCGTCGAGGCCAACCTATCGGTCATGGGGCAAGGAATCGACGGTATTTTCAATGTAGGGACGTCGGTCGAAACGCCTATCAACGAAGTGTTTGGATACCTGAAAGAGTTTACGAAGTCCGAGTGCAAGGAAGTGCACGGACCGGCGAAGAAGGGTGAGCAGCTCAGGAGTTCCGTCGATGCCACGAAGCTACGGCAGCAACTGGGATGGGAGTCGAGAGTGAGCCTCGCCGACGGACTCAGACGAACAGTTGAGTATTTCCGCGAGCGGATGAAATAG
- a CDS encoding TlyA family rRNA (cytidine-2'-O)-methyltransferase yields the protein MILAGSIKVGGVRADKQAMMVAVDAVIDLDRPVSAYVSRGGDKLAPALDAFEVEVEGRVALDVGASTGGFTDCLLQRGAARVYAVDVGYGQMAWRLRQDSRVVLIERQNIRYLPPDLIPETLNLAVIDVSFISLTLVLPPVVRLLAPGAWVVALVKPQFEVGKGQVGRGGIVRDNQQRREVVEKIVTFSRECGLKPIGMLESPVAGQKGNREVLVGWRWGDAEPVGV from the coding sequence ATGATTCTCGCCGGGTCGATCAAAGTCGGTGGGGTGCGGGCCGATAAGCAGGCGATGATGGTTGCCGTGGATGCGGTGATCGATCTCGATCGCCCAGTCTCCGCATACGTCAGCCGTGGCGGAGATAAGTTGGCGCCGGCCCTCGACGCGTTCGAGGTGGAGGTCGAAGGTCGGGTCGCCCTGGATGTGGGTGCCTCGACCGGCGGATTCACCGATTGTCTGCTTCAGCGTGGAGCAGCACGCGTCTACGCGGTCGACGTCGGTTACGGGCAGATGGCCTGGCGTCTCCGGCAAGATTCGCGGGTCGTTCTCATCGAACGTCAGAATATCCGCTATCTCCCGCCCGATCTCATACCCGAAACTCTCAATCTTGCCGTTATCGATGTCTCGTTCATCTCGCTCACCTTGGTCTTGCCGCCGGTGGTGCGTCTGCTGGCACCGGGAGCTTGGGTGGTGGCGCTGGTCAAGCCGCAATTCGAGGTTGGGAAAGGACAGGTTGGGCGTGGCGGCATCGTGCGTGACAATCAACAGCGTCGGGAGGTTGTGGAAAAAATCGTGACATTTTCCAGGGAGTGTGGTCTAAAACCCATAGGGATGTTGGAGTCTCCTGTCGCCGGACAAAAAGGCAATCGTGAGGTATTAGTCGGCTGGCGATGGGGTGACGCTGAACCTGTAGGCGTATGA